Proteins from a single region of Leptolyngbyaceae cyanobacterium:
- a CDS encoding phospholipid carrier-dependent glycosyltransferase → MSFVVKSDRKKQWKGLIVLGIIWLFGAICDRIWFAIDRSVPAWDQAEYLRGTLNYWQAFQNPQWFDGEWWTSFWQLSTKVPPFTYIVAGIVQNIVTPGPDQATIVNLFFSAILLASVYGLGVELFSVEVGLWAAALCQLLPGLYRFRLDFLLDYPLTAIVTLSFYCLTVWRNSRTAETQRTQRREWFWAAAFGVSFGIALLVKQTAIFFLLMPLLWVGVDAVRSLIKSFRLRDKLGNSQLLYSLARVGQLAGALLLSILIFGPWYRINWLLILTSGKRATVDSAIAEGDPALNTLDAWTFYWKDLPYVISWPLLLVPIVGFILYFANSIIKKLDDNLEFNLVTSPVKWLAIFWISSYLLCSLNINKDTRYVMPYLPIFALFLAYGLTLWKGRWARHIRWGTIGLSILLMLLNIYPLGGSWLTQFLSPRFQHYAYMGDGWPHRNVIAEIIKTEPYLRSNLGVLPSTPDINQHNLNYYGSLNNFQVHGRQVGTRNKFVSQDARSLSWFVTKTGDQGSIPSEAQSKIVKIVEQGGNFQLQKSWVLPDRTNLNLYHSRIPPVTVKPLKESLTRIKLNQVTVTEKTPPGVPVPITYNWSGSWQQLKSGLVLLTWKNVCSEDFSPQCQEGGLKSSLRTDKWLHDRAIAMGNLHPGKNTSLDNESFEVIERTAMLPPANILPGIYTLEATYLNRETGEAYRISVPPIKLNIDPTAKPTPAPELDLITQLRNLAAKLPEGRKGLEPVFDEVGRINMYDPIQDYLVQADRILNYRLQKEPQNVEWAYAFALAKVLQKDVKGAIAALERVTKLDSQNPYAYAYLAFVHLYNWHPKLAAEALQPALAINPNIQELQALNGVAALMQGNFVRAWQILQQLEIKVD, encoded by the coding sequence GTGTCATTTGTGGTGAAAAGCGATCGAAAAAAACAGTGGAAAGGGCTGATAGTTCTGGGGATAATTTGGCTGTTTGGTGCGATTTGCGATCGCATTTGGTTTGCGATCGATCGTTCTGTCCCCGCTTGGGATCAAGCTGAATACCTGAGAGGTACGTTAAACTACTGGCAAGCTTTCCAAAATCCTCAATGGTTTGATGGGGAATGGTGGACGAGTTTCTGGCAACTTTCTACCAAAGTGCCGCCTTTTACCTACATTGTGGCTGGAATCGTCCAAAATATCGTTACTCCTGGGCCAGATCAAGCTACCATCGTTAATCTGTTTTTTAGCGCTATTTTATTAGCTTCTGTTTATGGTTTGGGAGTAGAGTTATTTAGTGTTGAAGTTGGTTTGTGGGCGGCTGCTTTATGTCAGTTATTACCTGGTTTATATCGATTTAGACTGGATTTTTTATTAGATTATCCTCTAACGGCTATTGTTACTTTAAGTTTTTATTGTTTGACGGTTTGGCGGAATTCTAGAACCGCAGAGACGCAGAGGACGCAGAGAAGAGAATGGTTTTGGGCGGCGGCTTTTGGGGTTTCTTTTGGTATAGCTTTATTGGTGAAGCAAACAGCTATATTCTTTTTGTTGATGCCTTTGTTGTGGGTGGGAGTTGACGCCGTTCGGAGTTTAATTAAGAGTTTTAGATTAAGAGATAAGCTGGGAAACTCTCAGCTTTTATATTCATTGGCTAGAGTAGGTCAGTTAGCTGGTGCTTTATTGTTATCAATATTGATTTTTGGGCCTTGGTATCGCATCAATTGGTTGCTAATATTAACATCGGGGAAAAGAGCAACGGTTGATTCTGCGATCGCAGAAGGCGATCCAGCCCTCAACACCCTTGATGCCTGGACTTTTTATTGGAAAGATTTACCTTATGTAATTTCTTGGCCTTTATTGTTAGTACCTATTGTTGGCTTTATTCTTTATTTTGCTAATTCAATAATCAAAAAATTAGATGATAATTTAGAATTTAATCTCGTAACATCACCAGTAAAATGGTTGGCTATTTTCTGGATTAGCTCTTATCTGCTTTGTTCTTTGAATATTAACAAAGATACCCGTTACGTGATGCCATATTTGCCAATATTTGCTTTATTTTTGGCTTATGGTTTAACACTGTGGAAGGGTCGTTGGGCTAGACATATCCGTTGGGGTACGATCGGTTTATCTATATTATTAATGTTATTGAATATCTATCCTTTAGGAGGTAGCTGGTTAACCCAATTTCTCAGTCCTCGTTTTCAGCATTATGCTTATATGGGTGATGGATGGCCACATCGTAATGTAATTGCTGAAATTATTAAAACTGAGCCTTATTTGCGATCGAATTTAGGTGTTCTTCCATCGACACCAGACATTAATCAACATAACTTAAATTATTATGGTTCTTTAAATAATTTTCAAGTTCACGGGCGTCAGGTGGGAACTAGAAATAAATTTGTATCCCAAGATGCACGCAGTCTTTCTTGGTTTGTAACTAAAACGGGAGATCAAGGTTCCATTCCTAGCGAAGCTCAATCTAAGATAGTGAAAATTGTCGAGCAAGGAGGAAATTTTCAATTACAAAAAAGTTGGGTTTTGCCAGATAGAACAAATTTGAATTTATATCATAGTCGGATACCACCTGTAACAGTTAAACCGCTGAAAGAAAGCCTGACTAGAATAAAGTTAAATCAAGTTACAGTAACAGAAAAAACACCCCCAGGAGTACCAGTTCCCATTACTTATAATTGGTCTGGTTCTTGGCAACAGCTAAAATCTGGTTTGGTATTGTTAACGTGGAAAAATGTTTGTAGTGAGGACTTCAGTCCTCAGTGTCAAGAAGGAGGACTGAAGTCCTCACTACGAACTGATAAATGGTTACACGATCGCGCTATTGCGATGGGTAATTTACATCCCGGTAAAAATACATCGTTAGATAATGAGAGTTTTGAAGTAATTGAACGTACTGCAATGCTTCCACCAGCTAATATTCTACCGGGAATTTATACCTTGGAAGCGACTTATTTGAATCGAGAGACTGGTGAAGCTTATCGGATTTCAGTACCACCAATTAAATTAAATATAGACCCAACCGCTAAACCAACTCCTGCACCGGAATTGGATTTAATTACTCAATTGCGTAATTTAGCAGCTAAATTACCAGAAGGAAGAAAAGGATTAGAACCTGTTTTTGATGAAGTTGGTAGGATCAATATGTACGATCCAATTCAAGATTATTTAGTGCAAGCCGATCGGATTCTCAATTATCGGTTGCAAAAAGAACCGCAAAATGTAGAATGGGCTTATGCTTTTGCTCTGGCGAAAGTTTTGCAAAAAGATGTGAAAGGTGCGATCGCAGCTTTAGAAAGAGTCACTAAACTAGATTCCCAAAACCCTTATGCCTACGCTTATTTAGCTTTTGTTCATCTATACAATTGGCATCCCAAATTAGCCGCAGAAGCTCTCCAACCAGCATTAGCTATTAATCCCAATATCCAAGAGTTGCAAGCCCTCAATGGAGTGGCAGCCCTCATGCAAGGAAATTTTGTGAGAGCTTGGCAAATTCTTCAGCAACTAGAAATTAAAGTTGATTAG
- the pruA gene encoding L-glutamate gamma-semialdehyde dehydrogenase has translation MVTQVSNSTYEAKTQEIAKQLLAATKENRSFFAQMRDQMRWDDKLLAWAMSNPGLRVQLFRFIDCLPSLRSKPEIARHLQEYLGDESVELPSALKGLLNFANPDSMPGQLAATTVSTAVETLAHKYIAGENIKQVIKTVERLRKDKMGFTIDLLGEAVITEEEAQSYLDRYLELMEQLTEAAKSWSKVDAIDTADGEALAKVQVSVKLTAFYSQFDPLDDKGSQEKVSDRIRTLLRRAKELGAAVHFDMEQYAYKDITLSILKQLLLEEEFRSRTDIGVTIQAYLRDSERDLRDLIEWAKLRESPVTVRLVKGAYWDQETIKSGQRDWPQPVYNDKAATDINYEKLTQLMLENHQYIYSAIAGHNVRSQARAMAIAESLNVPRRRFEMQVLYGMADKLAKAIVDRGYRLRVYCPYGELIPGMAYLIRRLLENTANSSFLRQSLEDRPVEELLAPPTVKNGTIDTQAEFTKAFPNVADTDYADKEARERSQKAIQTVRQQLGKTYLPYINGEYQNTLNTVDSLNPSNPSEVVGKIGLMSVEQAEQAIQAAKAAFPAWRKTPVRERAGVLRKAAEIMERRRDELTAWMVLEVGKPVREGDAEVSEAIDFFRYYADEMERLEQGYNYDIPGETNRYTYQPRGISLIISPWNFPLAIPTGMTVASLVAGNCTLLKPAEVSSVIAAKLAEILIEAGVPRGVFQFVPGKGSSVGAYMVKHPEVHMITFTGSQEVGCRIYADAAILQPGQKHLKRVIAEMGGKNAIIVDESADLDQSVAGVVQSAFGYSGQKCSACSRVIVLESIYDVFVPRLVEATRSLNVGAAEDPSTKVGPVIDANAHKRILEYVEKGSQEANLALKMPAPENGYFIGPVIFTEVSSTATIAQEEIFGPVLSVIKVKNFEEAIQVANGTNFALTGGLYSRTPSHIEKAQADFEVGNLYINRGITGAIVSRQPFGGFKLSGVGSKAGGPDYLLQFLEPRAVTENIQRQGFAPIEGAE, from the coding sequence GTGGTAACACAAGTATCAAATAGTACCTACGAAGCCAAAACTCAGGAGATTGCTAAACAACTTCTCGCAGCAACTAAGGAAAATCGCTCATTTTTTGCCCAAATGCGCGACCAGATGCGCTGGGATGACAAGTTACTTGCCTGGGCAATGTCTAATCCTGGTTTGCGGGTGCAGTTATTTCGCTTCATTGACTGCTTACCGTCATTGCGTAGTAAACCGGAAATTGCTCGCCATCTGCAAGAATACTTAGGAGATGAGTCGGTAGAGTTACCATCGGCACTAAAAGGTTTGCTGAATTTTGCGAATCCAGATTCAATGCCGGGACAATTGGCAGCTACAACTGTCTCGACGGCGGTGGAAACTTTAGCGCATAAGTATATTGCCGGGGAAAATATCAAGCAGGTGATTAAGACGGTTGAGCGCCTGCGTAAGGATAAAATGGGTTTTACCATTGACCTCTTGGGTGAGGCGGTGATTACGGAAGAGGAGGCGCAGTCTTATCTCGATCGCTATCTGGAATTGATGGAACAATTAACAGAAGCGGCGAAGAGTTGGTCAAAGGTAGATGCAATTGATACCGCCGATGGGGAAGCATTAGCAAAAGTGCAGGTATCGGTTAAGTTAACTGCTTTTTATTCCCAGTTCGATCCATTAGATGATAAAGGTAGTCAAGAGAAAGTAAGCGATCGCATTCGCACTTTGTTACGTCGCGCTAAGGAATTGGGTGCTGCTGTTCACTTCGATATGGAACAGTATGCTTACAAAGATATTACTTTGAGCATCCTGAAACAGCTATTGTTGGAAGAAGAATTTCGTTCTCGTACCGATATTGGCGTTACTATTCAAGCTTATTTGCGGGACAGCGAACGAGATTTGCGAGATTTAATTGAATGGGCGAAATTGCGCGAAAGTCCGGTCACTGTAAGGTTGGTAAAAGGTGCTTATTGGGATCAAGAAACGATTAAATCCGGTCAAAGAGATTGGCCGCAACCTGTTTACAACGATAAAGCAGCAACCGATATTAACTATGAGAAATTAACTCAGTTGATGTTGGAAAATCATCAATATATTTATTCAGCAATTGCCGGACATAACGTGCGGAGTCAAGCGCGTGCAATGGCGATCGCAGAAAGTTTAAACGTGCCTCGTCGCCGTTTTGAGATGCAGGTTCTCTACGGCATGGCGGATAAATTGGCAAAAGCAATTGTCGATCGCGGTTATCGATTGCGAGTTTATTGTCCTTACGGCGAATTAATTCCCGGTATGGCATATTTGATTCGTCGCTTGTTAGAAAATACCGCCAATAGTTCCTTCCTGCGGCAAAGTTTGGAAGACAGACCAGTGGAGGAATTACTAGCACCTCCAACGGTGAAAAATGGCACGATCGATACTCAAGCAGAATTTACTAAAGCTTTCCCAAATGTCGCCGATACTGATTATGCCGACAAGGAAGCAAGAGAGCGATCGCAAAAAGCAATCCAAACAGTTCGTCAACAATTAGGTAAGACTTATTTACCATACATTAATGGCGAATATCAAAATACTTTAAATACGGTAGATTCTCTCAATCCTTCCAATCCCAGCGAAGTAGTTGGCAAAATTGGATTGATGAGTGTAGAACAAGCAGAACAAGCAATCCAAGCCGCAAAAGCAGCATTTCCCGCTTGGCGCAAAACACCTGTGAGAGAACGCGCAGGCGTGTTGCGAAAAGCCGCAGAAATCATGGAAAGACGCCGGGATGAACTAACAGCTTGGATGGTGTTAGAAGTTGGTAAACCAGTCCGTGAAGGAGATGCAGAAGTTTCGGAAGCGATTGATTTCTTCCGTTATTATGCTGACGAAATGGAACGGTTGGAACAAGGATATAACTATGATATTCCCGGCGAAACTAACCGCTACACTTATCAACCAAGAGGAATTTCTTTAATTATTTCTCCTTGGAATTTTCCTCTAGCAATTCCAACAGGAATGACCGTTGCTTCTCTGGTTGCTGGTAATTGTACTTTACTAAAACCAGCAGAAGTTTCATCAGTAATTGCGGCAAAACTAGCAGAAATTCTGATCGAAGCTGGCGTTCCTCGGGGAGTATTTCAATTCGTACCTGGTAAAGGTTCTTCTGTGGGTGCTTACATGGTAAAACATCCAGAAGTTCACATGATTACCTTCACAGGTTCTCAAGAAGTTGGTTGCCGAATTTATGCCGATGCTGCGATTTTACAACCAGGACAAAAACACCTCAAACGAGTGATTGCTGAAATGGGTGGTAAAAATGCAATTATCGTTGATGAAAGTGCTGATTTGGATCAATCAGTAGCAGGTGTCGTGCAATCAGCTTTCGGTTATAGCGGACAAAAATGTTCTGCTTGTTCGCGAGTAATCGTGTTGGAATCCATCTATGATGTGTTCGTTCCTCGCTTAGTTGAAGCTACTCGCAGTTTGAATGTTGGTGCTGCTGAAGATCCTAGTACAAAAGTAGGCCCGGTAATCGATGCCAATGCTCACAAACGCATTTTGGAATATGTGGAAAAAGGCTCTCAAGAAGCAAATTTAGCTTTAAAAATGCCTGCACCAGAAAACGGATATTTTATTGGGCCAGTAATTTTTACTGAAGTATCTTCAACGGCAACTATTGCCCAAGAAGAGATTTTTGGCCCGGTTTTATCGGTAATTAAAGTGAAGAATTTTGAGGAAGCAATTCAAGTTGCTAACGGTACGAACTTCGCTTTAACTGGTGGTTTGTATTCCCGTACTCCTTCCCATATTGAAAAGGCACAAGCTGATTTTGAAGTGGGGAATTTGTACATTAATCGTGGGATTACTGGTGCTATTGTGTCGCGTCAACCTTTCGGTGGGTTTAAACTTTCCGGGGTTGGTTCTAAAGCAGGTGGCCCAGATTATTTGTTGCAATTTTTGGAACCTCGTGCGGTGACTGAGAATATTCAACGTCAAGGTTTTGCACCAATCGAAGGGGCAGAGTAA
- a CDS encoding DUF5615 family PIN-like protein — translation MARLYADEQFPLVVVELLRSLGHDVLTVREAGNAGLGIPDPEVLAFAVSNDRAVLTLNRFDFIGLHNRQPNHAGIIVCTEDRNLERLARRINDAISAQEDLRGKLIRVNLPSKEE, via the coding sequence ATGGCTCGTTTGTATGCAGATGAGCAGTTTCCTCTAGTAGTAGTGGAACTACTACGCAGTTTAGGACATGATGTTCTTACCGTTAGAGAAGCAGGTAATGCCGGACTGGGAATTCCCGATCCAGAAGTGCTGGCATTTGCTGTTAGTAACGATCGTGCTGTCTTAACATTAAATCGTTTTGATTTTATCGGGTTACATAACCGACAACCAAACCATGCTGGTATCATTGTTTGCACTGAAGATCGAAATTTAGAAAGATTAGCAAGACGCATTAATGATGCTATTTCTGCCCAAGAGGACTTGAGAGGAAAATTGATTCGAGTTAATCTGCCATCAAAAGAAGAATAA
- a CDS encoding DUF433 domain-containing protein, whose product MQVKDLETQLLALSPADKAEAIQILTKNLISGSQGITKTPGVCGGDACIANTRIPVWLMVSWRRQGSSDAELLQFYPHLSAADLVNVWAYADAHSAEIEEAITKNEEN is encoded by the coding sequence ATGCAAGTTAAAGACTTAGAAACACAACTGCTTGCCTTAAGCCCAGCAGATAAAGCTGAAGCGATCCAAATTTTAACCAAAAATTTAATTAGCGGATCGCAAGGGATTACCAAAACTCCTGGTGTATGTGGAGGAGATGCTTGTATTGCCAATACTCGCATACCAGTTTGGTTGATGGTAAGTTGGCGTCGCCAAGGTTCTTCTGATGCAGAACTTTTACAGTTTTATCCCCATCTTAGTGCTGCTGATTTGGTAAATGTATGGGCTTATGCAGATGCACACTCAGCCGAAATTGAAGAAGCAATCACAAAGAATGAGGAAAATTAA